A window of the Gossypium hirsutum isolate 1008001.06 chromosome A03, Gossypium_hirsutum_v2.1, whole genome shotgun sequence genome harbors these coding sequences:
- the LOC107963897 gene encoding phosphatidylinositol N-acetylglucosaminyltransferase subunit A isoform X3 codes for MMKFCVIAFMADLKHRILMVSDFFYPNFGGVENHIYYLSQCLLKLGHKVVVLTHAYGNRSGVRYMTGGLKVYYVPWRPFLMQNTFPTIYGTFPIIRTILLREKISLVHGHQAFSTLCHETLMHARTMGYKVVFTDHSLYGFADVGSIHMNKVLQFTLADVTRAICVSHTSKENTVLRSGLPPEKVFVIPNAVDTAMFKPAQQRLGRDEIVIVVISRLVYRKGADLLVEVIPEVCRLYPNVRFVVGGDGPKRVRLEEMREKHSLQDRVEMLGAVPHASVRSVLISGHIFLNSSLTEAFCIAILEAASCGLLTVSTRVGGVPEVLPDDMIVLAEPDPSDMVHAIRKAISILPNIDPQVMHDRMKRLYNWNDVAERTEIVYNRALKCSDQSLLERLSRYLSCGAWAGKLFCLVMIIDFLIWRLLELLQPAEDIEEVPDVALRCHQHGERIEEIYRCKSE; via the exons GTGATTGCCTTCATGGCTGATCTGAAGCACAGGATTCTTATGGTTTCTGATTTTTTCTATCCCAACTTCGGTGGTGTCGAGAATCACATCTATTATCTGTCACAATGCCTACTAAAACTTGGTCACAAG GTGGTTGTTTTGACTCATGCTTATGGAAATCGATCTGGGGTGAGATACATGACAGGTGGTCTGAAGGTTTATTATGTACCGTGGCGGCCGTTTCTTATGCAGAATACATTCCCGACTATCTATGGAACATTCCCAATAATTAGGACTATACTTCTTCGGGAAAAGATATCACTTGTGCATGGTCATCAAGCCTTCTCAACTCTATGCCATGAGACTTTGATGCACGCACGTACTATGGGATACAAGGTTGTATTTACTGATCATTCATTGTATGGTTTTGCTGATGTGGGAAGCATCCACATGAACAAGGTTCTGCAATTTACTTTGGCAGATGTAACCCGGGCCATATGTGTTTCGCATACAAGCAAGGAAAATACAGTGCTACGGTCAGGTTTGCCGCCTGAAAAGGTTTTTGTGATACCTAATGCTGTGGACACAGCTATGTTCAAACCTGCTCAACAGCGCCTTGGCCGTGATGAAATAGTTATTGTTGTGATAAGTAGGTTGGTTTATCGGAAGGGTGCAGATTTACTTGTGGAAGTCATTCCGGAAGTTTGTCGTTTGTATCCCAAT GTACGTTTCGTTGTTGGTGGAGATGGACCTAAAAGAGTGCGGTTGGAAGAGATGAGAGAAAAGCATTCTCTCCAAGATCGAGTTGAGATGTTGGGGGCTGTACCACATGCTTCTGTAAGGTCTGTGCTGATTTCTGGCCACATTTTTTTAAACAG TTCTTTAACTGAAGCTTTTTGTATAGCCATATTGGAGGCTGCAAGTTGTGGACTATTAACTGTCAGCACACGTGTAGGAGGTGTCCCAGAG GTTTTACCCGATGACATGATAGTACTTGCTGAACCAGATCCTAGTGACATGGTACATGCAATTAGGAAGGCAATATCTATCCTTCCTAATATTGATCCACAGGTTATGCATGATCGA ATGAAGAGACTTTATAATTGGAACGATGTTGCTGAAAGGACTGAGATTGTATATAATCGTGCCTTGAAATGTTCTGATCAGAGTCTTCTAGAACGACTTTCCAG GTATCTTTCATGTGGAGCTTGGGCAGGCAAGCTGTTTTGCTTGGTTATGATAATCGACTTTTTGATATGGCGTCTGTTAGAACTATTGCAG CCTGCAGAGGATATCGAGGAGGTGCCTGATGTGGCTCTACGCTGCCATCAACACGGAGAAAGGATTGAAGAAATATATCGTTGCAAGTCAGAATAA
- the LOC107963897 gene encoding phosphatidylinositol N-acetylglucosaminyltransferase subunit A isoform X4 encodes MADLKHRILMVSDFFYPNFGGVENHIYYLSQCLLKLGHKVVVLTHAYGNRSGVRYMTGGLKVYYVPWRPFLMQNTFPTIYGTFPIIRTILLREKISLVHGHQAFSTLCHETLMHARTMGYKVVFTDHSLYGFADVGSIHMNKVLQFTLADVTRAICVSHTSKENTVLRSGLPPEKVFVIPNAVDTAMFKPAQQRLGRDEIVIVVISRLVYRKGADLLVEVIPEVCRLYPNVRFVVGGDGPKRVRLEEMREKHSLQDRVEMLGAVPHASVRSVLISGHIFLNSSLTEAFCIAILEAASCGLLTVSTRVGGVPEVLPDDMIVLAEPDPSDMVHAIRKAISILPNIDPQVMHDRMKRLYNWNDVAERTEIVYNRALKCSDQSLLERLSRYLSCGAWAGKLFCLVMIIDFLIWRLLELLQPAEDIEEVPDVALRCHQHGERIEEIYRCKSE; translated from the exons ATGGCTGATCTGAAGCACAGGATTCTTATGGTTTCTGATTTTTTCTATCCCAACTTCGGTGGTGTCGAGAATCACATCTATTATCTGTCACAATGCCTACTAAAACTTGGTCACAAG GTGGTTGTTTTGACTCATGCTTATGGAAATCGATCTGGGGTGAGATACATGACAGGTGGTCTGAAGGTTTATTATGTACCGTGGCGGCCGTTTCTTATGCAGAATACATTCCCGACTATCTATGGAACATTCCCAATAATTAGGACTATACTTCTTCGGGAAAAGATATCACTTGTGCATGGTCATCAAGCCTTCTCAACTCTATGCCATGAGACTTTGATGCACGCACGTACTATGGGATACAAGGTTGTATTTACTGATCATTCATTGTATGGTTTTGCTGATGTGGGAAGCATCCACATGAACAAGGTTCTGCAATTTACTTTGGCAGATGTAACCCGGGCCATATGTGTTTCGCATACAAGCAAGGAAAATACAGTGCTACGGTCAGGTTTGCCGCCTGAAAAGGTTTTTGTGATACCTAATGCTGTGGACACAGCTATGTTCAAACCTGCTCAACAGCGCCTTGGCCGTGATGAAATAGTTATTGTTGTGATAAGTAGGTTGGTTTATCGGAAGGGTGCAGATTTACTTGTGGAAGTCATTCCGGAAGTTTGTCGTTTGTATCCCAAT GTACGTTTCGTTGTTGGTGGAGATGGACCTAAAAGAGTGCGGTTGGAAGAGATGAGAGAAAAGCATTCTCTCCAAGATCGAGTTGAGATGTTGGGGGCTGTACCACATGCTTCTGTAAGGTCTGTGCTGATTTCTGGCCACATTTTTTTAAACAG TTCTTTAACTGAAGCTTTTTGTATAGCCATATTGGAGGCTGCAAGTTGTGGACTATTAACTGTCAGCACACGTGTAGGAGGTGTCCCAGAG GTTTTACCCGATGACATGATAGTACTTGCTGAACCAGATCCTAGTGACATGGTACATGCAATTAGGAAGGCAATATCTATCCTTCCTAATATTGATCCACAGGTTATGCATGATCGA ATGAAGAGACTTTATAATTGGAACGATGTTGCTGAAAGGACTGAGATTGTATATAATCGTGCCTTGAAATGTTCTGATCAGAGTCTTCTAGAACGACTTTCCAG GTATCTTTCATGTGGAGCTTGGGCAGGCAAGCTGTTTTGCTTGGTTATGATAATCGACTTTTTGATATGGCGTCTGTTAGAACTATTGCAG CCTGCAGAGGATATCGAGGAGGTGCCTGATGTGGCTCTACGCTGCCATCAACACGGAGAAAGGATTGAAGAAATATATCGTTGCAAGTCAGAATAA
- the LOC107963899 gene encoding OVARIAN TUMOR DOMAIN-containing deubiquitinating enzyme 12 isoform X2 — translation MVTSEQEHDFVKWGLQLFNSDPYANCGYCGVLTQENGEYYTGNSFKEDDHYDAGECCNVENDEAIAHTLQLQELSKLAVVGSPSQGDEEELQLQVSGYTRDCINQAVGDFGSGQGCGEEEQDEITTSSSCSSPEEKLLCEEDRSYSLELTDEFALDGEVGKRLNQMVPVPHIPRINGEIPSVDEATLDHQRLLERLQVYNLVELKVEGDGNCQLKSCPDIYEGYVPMAYSDYLEKMSESGEWGDHVTLQAAADSYGVKIFVITSFKDTCYIEILPNVQKSKRVIFLSFWAEVHYNSIYPFGDVPAFGMKKKKRWRMLRNKHLESTDGYQ, via the exons ATGGTGACATCTGAGCAAGAACACGATTTTGTTAAGTGGGGTTTGCAACTATTCAATAGTGATCCCTATGCTAATTGTGGATATTGTGGTGTGTTAACTCAAGAAAATGGAGAGTATTACACTGGAAATAGTTTCAAGGAGGATGATCATTACGACGCAGGAGAATGTTGTAATGTGGAAAATGATGAGGCTATTGCTCATACTCTTCAACTTCAAGAACTGTCAAAACTTGCAGTGGTGGGATCTCCAAGCCAAGGGGACGAAGAAGAATTGCAGTTGCAAGTGTCTGGTTACACTCGAGATTGTATCAATCAGGCTGTTGGGGACTTTGGTTCTG GGCAAGGTTGTGGTGAGGAAGAGCAAGATGAAATAACAACTTCTAGTTCATGTTCTAGCCCTGAAGAGAAGTTGTTATGTGAAGAGGATAGGTCATATTCATTGGAGCTAACCGATGAGTTTGCTCTTGATGGTGAAGTTGGGAAAAGGCTAAATCAGATGGTTCCTGTTCCT CATATTCCAAGAATCAATGGTGAGATACCCTCTGTTGATGAAGCAACTTTAGATCATCAAAGACTACTAGAGag ATTGCAAGTCTATAATTTAGTGGAGCTTAAAGTTGAAGGAGACGGTAACTGTCAG CTTAAGTCTTGTCCAGATATATATGAGGGGTATGTTCCCATGGCATACAGTGACTACCTGGAGAAGATGTCCGA GAGTGGTGAATGGGGTGATCATGTCACTTTGCAGGCTGCTGCAGATTCG TATGGTGTTAAAATATTTGTCATAACATCTTTCAAGGACACTTGCTACATTGAGATTCTTCCAAATGTCCAAAAGTCAAAACGAG TTATTTTTTTGAGCTTTTGGGCAGAGGTACACTACAACTCAATATATCCATTTGGAG ATGTGCCTGCATtcgggatgaagaagaagaaaaggtgGCGAATGTTGCGGAACAAGCATTTGGAGTCAACTGATGGATATCAATGA
- the LOC107963899 gene encoding OVARIAN TUMOR DOMAIN-containing deubiquitinating enzyme 12 isoform X1, translating into MVTSEQEHDFVKWGLQLFNSDPYANCGYCGVLTQENGEYYTGNSFKEDDHYDAGECCNVENDEAIAHTLQLQELSKLAVVGSPSQGDEEELQLQVSGYTRDCINQAVGDFGSGQGCGEEEQDEITTSSSCSSPEEKLLCEEDRSYSLELTDEFALDGEVGKRLNQMVPVPHIPRINGEIPSVDEATLDHQRLLERLQVYNLVELKVEGDGNCQFRALSDQVYRTPEHHEFVRQQVVDQLKSCPDIYEGYVPMAYSDYLEKMSESGEWGDHVTLQAAADSYGVKIFVITSFKDTCYIEILPNVQKSKRVIFLSFWAEVHYNSIYPFGDVPAFGMKKKKRWRMLRNKHLESTDGYQ; encoded by the exons ATGGTGACATCTGAGCAAGAACACGATTTTGTTAAGTGGGGTTTGCAACTATTCAATAGTGATCCCTATGCTAATTGTGGATATTGTGGTGTGTTAACTCAAGAAAATGGAGAGTATTACACTGGAAATAGTTTCAAGGAGGATGATCATTACGACGCAGGAGAATGTTGTAATGTGGAAAATGATGAGGCTATTGCTCATACTCTTCAACTTCAAGAACTGTCAAAACTTGCAGTGGTGGGATCTCCAAGCCAAGGGGACGAAGAAGAATTGCAGTTGCAAGTGTCTGGTTACACTCGAGATTGTATCAATCAGGCTGTTGGGGACTTTGGTTCTG GGCAAGGTTGTGGTGAGGAAGAGCAAGATGAAATAACAACTTCTAGTTCATGTTCTAGCCCTGAAGAGAAGTTGTTATGTGAAGAGGATAGGTCATATTCATTGGAGCTAACCGATGAGTTTGCTCTTGATGGTGAAGTTGGGAAAAGGCTAAATCAGATGGTTCCTGTTCCT CATATTCCAAGAATCAATGGTGAGATACCCTCTGTTGATGAAGCAACTTTAGATCATCAAAGACTACTAGAGag ATTGCAAGTCTATAATTTAGTGGAGCTTAAAGTTGAAGGAGACGGTAACTGTCAG TTCCGTGCTCTATCTGATCAAGTTTATCGAACTCCTGAGCATCATGAGTTTGTGAGGCAGCAAGTTGTAGACCAG CTTAAGTCTTGTCCAGATATATATGAGGGGTATGTTCCCATGGCATACAGTGACTACCTGGAGAAGATGTCCGA GAGTGGTGAATGGGGTGATCATGTCACTTTGCAGGCTGCTGCAGATTCG TATGGTGTTAAAATATTTGTCATAACATCTTTCAAGGACACTTGCTACATTGAGATTCTTCCAAATGTCCAAAAGTCAAAACGAG TTATTTTTTTGAGCTTTTGGGCAGAGGTACACTACAACTCAATATATCCATTTGGAG ATGTGCCTGCATtcgggatgaagaagaagaaaaggtgGCGAATGTTGCGGAACAAGCATTTGGAGTCAACTGATGGATATCAATGA
- the LOC107963899 gene encoding OVARIAN TUMOR DOMAIN-containing deubiquitinating enzyme 12 isoform X3, which translates to MVTSEQEHDFVKWGLQLFNSDPYANCGYCGVLTQENGEYYTGNSFKEDDHYDAGECCNVENDEAIAHTLQLQELSKLAVVGSPSQGDEEELQLQVSGYTRDCINQAVGDFGSGQGCGEEEQDEITTSSSCSSPEEKLLCEEDRSYSLELTDEFALDGEVGKRLNQMVPVPHIPRINGEIPSVDEATLDHQRLLERLQVYNLVELKVEGDGNCQFRALSDQVYRTPEHHEFVRQQVVDQLKSCPDIYEGYVPMAYSDYLEKMSESGEWGDHVTLQAAADSFLYDSVDIQKISLCQFQFAALSCTIWEEKLYWLL; encoded by the exons ATGGTGACATCTGAGCAAGAACACGATTTTGTTAAGTGGGGTTTGCAACTATTCAATAGTGATCCCTATGCTAATTGTGGATATTGTGGTGTGTTAACTCAAGAAAATGGAGAGTATTACACTGGAAATAGTTTCAAGGAGGATGATCATTACGACGCAGGAGAATGTTGTAATGTGGAAAATGATGAGGCTATTGCTCATACTCTTCAACTTCAAGAACTGTCAAAACTTGCAGTGGTGGGATCTCCAAGCCAAGGGGACGAAGAAGAATTGCAGTTGCAAGTGTCTGGTTACACTCGAGATTGTATCAATCAGGCTGTTGGGGACTTTGGTTCTG GGCAAGGTTGTGGTGAGGAAGAGCAAGATGAAATAACAACTTCTAGTTCATGTTCTAGCCCTGAAGAGAAGTTGTTATGTGAAGAGGATAGGTCATATTCATTGGAGCTAACCGATGAGTTTGCTCTTGATGGTGAAGTTGGGAAAAGGCTAAATCAGATGGTTCCTGTTCCT CATATTCCAAGAATCAATGGTGAGATACCCTCTGTTGATGAAGCAACTTTAGATCATCAAAGACTACTAGAGag ATTGCAAGTCTATAATTTAGTGGAGCTTAAAGTTGAAGGAGACGGTAACTGTCAG TTCCGTGCTCTATCTGATCAAGTTTATCGAACTCCTGAGCATCATGAGTTTGTGAGGCAGCAAGTTGTAGACCAG CTTAAGTCTTGTCCAGATATATATGAGGGGTATGTTCCCATGGCATACAGTGACTACCTGGAGAAGATGTCCGA GAGTGGTGAATGGGGTGATCATGTCACTTTGCAGGCTGCTGCAGATTCG TTTCTCTATGATTCAGTAGACATCCAAAAGATTAGTTTATGCCAATTTCAGTTTGCTGCTTTATCGTGCACAATATGGGAAGAAAAACTGTATTGGTTATTGTGA
- the LOC107963899 gene encoding OVARIAN TUMOR DOMAIN-containing deubiquitinating enzyme 12 isoform X4 — protein MVTSEQEHDFVKWGLQLFNSDPYANCGYCGVLTQENGEYYTGNSFKEDDHYDAGECCNVENDEAIAHTLQLQELSKLAVVGSPSQGDEEELQLQVSGYTRDCINQAVGDFGSGQGCGEEEQDEITTSSSCSSPEEKLLCEEDRSYSLELTDEFALDGEVGKRLNQMVPVPHIPRINGEIPSVDEATLDHQRLLERLQVYNLVELKVEGDGNCQLKSCPDIYEGYVPMAYSDYLEKMSESGEWGDHVTLQAAADSFLYDSVDIQKISLCQFQFAALSCTIWEEKLYWLL, from the exons ATGGTGACATCTGAGCAAGAACACGATTTTGTTAAGTGGGGTTTGCAACTATTCAATAGTGATCCCTATGCTAATTGTGGATATTGTGGTGTGTTAACTCAAGAAAATGGAGAGTATTACACTGGAAATAGTTTCAAGGAGGATGATCATTACGACGCAGGAGAATGTTGTAATGTGGAAAATGATGAGGCTATTGCTCATACTCTTCAACTTCAAGAACTGTCAAAACTTGCAGTGGTGGGATCTCCAAGCCAAGGGGACGAAGAAGAATTGCAGTTGCAAGTGTCTGGTTACACTCGAGATTGTATCAATCAGGCTGTTGGGGACTTTGGTTCTG GGCAAGGTTGTGGTGAGGAAGAGCAAGATGAAATAACAACTTCTAGTTCATGTTCTAGCCCTGAAGAGAAGTTGTTATGTGAAGAGGATAGGTCATATTCATTGGAGCTAACCGATGAGTTTGCTCTTGATGGTGAAGTTGGGAAAAGGCTAAATCAGATGGTTCCTGTTCCT CATATTCCAAGAATCAATGGTGAGATACCCTCTGTTGATGAAGCAACTTTAGATCATCAAAGACTACTAGAGag ATTGCAAGTCTATAATTTAGTGGAGCTTAAAGTTGAAGGAGACGGTAACTGTCAG CTTAAGTCTTGTCCAGATATATATGAGGGGTATGTTCCCATGGCATACAGTGACTACCTGGAGAAGATGTCCGA GAGTGGTGAATGGGGTGATCATGTCACTTTGCAGGCTGCTGCAGATTCG TTTCTCTATGATTCAGTAGACATCCAAAAGATTAGTTTATGCCAATTTCAGTTTGCTGCTTTATCGTGCACAATATGGGAAGAAAAACTGTATTGGTTATTGTGA